AGACAGAAAAGGTCTTGACCGCTGAGCCTGATGATGTTGCTCTCATTCTCCACACCAGGTTGGTTATCTCATGATATGCCTGATATCTCACTCTCACTAACACTGGATAGCGGTACTACATCTCGACCCAAGGTGGTGAGTATATGATAACTTAAACTTATTCATGGTCAAAATCTCACATTTCTAGGTTCCTCTCACTCATCGCAACCTGACCAGAACCATGCGTATGTAATTGTGAGAGCCTTGAGTGAACACCGCTAATTGACCCTACCAGACAACATCAAGCAGACATATCAGCTCACCGATAAGGACCGAACCATGCTGGTCATGCCTCTGTTCCACGTCCACGGCCTGCTCTGCGGTCTCCTGGCGCCCCTCTTTACCGGCGGCTCCATGGTCGTCCCCCCCAAGTTCTCAGCCTCCGAGTTCTGGGTCGACTTTATCGCCCACAAGGCTAACTGGTACACTGCCGTCCCTACCATCCACCAGATCCTGCTCAAGAACCCTCCCCCGAACCCCAAGCCAAGCATTCGCTTCATCCGCTCCTGCTCCAGTCCCCTGTCGCCCACCGTCTTtcagcagctcgaggagacGTACAATGCTCCCGTGCTTGAGGCCTACGCCATGACCGAGGCTTCGCACCAGATGACCTCGAACCCTCTTCCCCCCGCCAAGAGAAAGGCTGGCACCGTCGGTATCGGCCAGGGCGTCGAGGTCAGGATCCTCAACGACCAGGGTGAGGAGGTGTCCCAGGGCTCCGAGGGCGAGATCTGCATCAAGGGCGAGAACGTGACCAAGGGTTACCTTAACAACCCCTCAGCCAACGCCTCTTCTTACCACAAGAACGGCTTCTTCCGCACGGGTGACCAGGgcaagaaggacgaggacggatatatcatcatcaccggccGCATTAAGGAGCTCATCAACAAGGGCGGCGAGAAGATTAGCCCCATCGAGCTGGACAATGTCCTGACCCGCCACCCCAAGATCAGCGAGGCCGTCAGCTTTGCTATCCCTGACGAGGTGTACGGTCAGGACATTGGCGTGGCGGTGGTTCTCAAGAACGGCGAGAAGCTGACGGCCAGCGAGCTCAAGGGCTGGGTGGAGGAGCGATCTGCCAAGTTCAAGGTGCCCAAGAAGGTGAGTTTGCTCTTCACTTGAATGACGAGAGATGCTAATGATGGTTAGGTTTACTTCACCGAGGTGATGCCCAAGACGGCGACGGGCAAGATCCAAAGGAGAATCGTGGCCGAGACCATGATGAAGCAGGAGactcccaaggccaagctgtAAAGGCAGGATATTTACAACGGCATACACTACTACAGGATATCTCTACACATACATCTCAAGTCACCGGGAAAGAAGGAATCGGTATACATTTGGATAGAAGGCTCAAGTCAAAGAGAGATTGTTTCTCATATATTCATGAAGGCATTCGCTGAAAACCTGCTACTTTGAAACCAATTATCTACAACCAGGCTGTCTCATGAGCATATCATTACTTCTCCCCCTGTCGGAAAAAGCCCAACCCCGCCCTCTGcttttttgcttctttgcaGATCTTATAGATTAACTCCGCATTACTTGCATCTCGTCTAAAATCCAAAACCCTGTCGTTTTTGTTGAAGACCTTCTAGTCGTAgtggccgtcgtcgtcggcaagCTCAATcacatcatcctcgtcgttgATGTACAGACGGCTGTCGTTCCTCTTGAGACCGCTGGGTCGCTCGGCGGCGCTGGGGCCGAGATTCTTGCGGGGGGTCACGGTGTGACGCTCAACCCACGAAGAGGTGCCGTCTGCGGCCTCCCAGCGGAGGGGCTCCTTGTTAAGGGATGGCTTCTCAGACCCCTTCTCAGAGTCGGCGGGCTTGACCTCGACGCCGGCCTCCTGGGCACTGTGCAGGCAGGCAGCGTTGGCGTCTTGGAGATCGAGGAAGACGGAGACGATGGAGACGGTGGACGAAGTGTCCCGATGGAGGAGAACGAAGACGGAGGGAGCCATGATGTGGTTCTTCTGGGAGGGGGGCAGGTAGATGGTGTCCAGCGTCGTCTCAGGTAGAATGTAGGGCATAGGTAGATGGTTGTTTGTAGGTGtataagtatttagtatCCAATGGATATGATATTTGCTTGCTATGATGCAGCTATTGTATGAAATGTGATGAAGAGTGAAGAGACAAAAGGGAAGCTATCGAGGTGCGAAGCAAGACATTATTATATCATTGAACCTTACCCAAGCTACCCTGGCACGATCCAATTGCCAACCACCGGGGCTCAGCTGACCTTGTTTTTTTCTCCCAAGGCAAGGCCGCCATGTTTCTCGCCGCCTATCGCCGCATCTACAGCTCCCTCCCGAACAAGGTAGAACGGGGTAAAAGCTCAGATCCAATGCGGGAAAACCAACCAAACCCCGGTCCCCAAAAAAGTTGCGCGTTTTCTAAGCTAGTCACGGGTGGTGTGACGGGGTGTGCCATGAGGCAAGGGACCTTGCCGGGATTtgactctctctctctctattGTCTCTGTAGTTTTCTCTCACCTCTGTGAGAAACCTTTCCCCTTGTCTGAATGTTCCGGCCCGGCCGAtgacctctttttttttttcttacgtTCTCGAGACCATCGATCCCGTGGGCCTTGACGACATGGGGGGGTGGACGGAGAGGCAACGCCGAGCTTTGATGGTCCATTTTCGGAGCTGGAGCGGAGAGACGCCGGGTTCCATCTCCGTATACTCCGGCGCTCGCCCGTACTGCAGACACTGCAAAACAACAAACTGCTTAAAGGGAAGAATACTTGAAAAGTGACTCTAGAGGACACTCTTTCTCTCGCATCTACGCGAATCTATGGCACCATCGTCCGGGGCCAACGTGGCAACCGACCCTAACCCATCGCCAGCATATCCCCTCCCCTCTGGTCCCCCATAGATAGCATGATGACATACGATAACCGACACAAGAATTTCTCTAATGAACGCTTGGGCCGGACGGCGGCGTGTGATGGGCGGTGACGTTATATCCGGGCTGGCCTATGCTCCCCCGAGGAGAAAGACGGAGTGAGTTCGGGGAGTCGTTACACAGCCCTTCTTCCCGGGGTCTCCGGGTTGCGGGATGACTTGCTTGCCTCGGAGCTGAGCTACCCTGGAATGGGGACACCCGACATCATTTGACCCAGGACGTATTTCCCCTTGAGGATGGCAACTGTCGTCACAGGTCGGAAATCTGTGTCGCCGATCTACTCTTTTTCAATGTGACTCAATCTCGCACGAGGACACAATCGGCCATGAGACCCCGTTTGTGATACCCCGGGCGATTGAGGGGGAGCTCTTTGAAGCTTTGTAGCCGAAGTCGGGGACCAACAAGCTCCCAAGGGTTTGTCATGAGCTTGAGGTTTTTTTTGGTAGGCAGCGTCATGGCCTTTTCCAAGGAATAGAATTCAAGTCGTCTGCTATTCTCAATGACCATGGATTTtatcatttttttttttttttgtctcCCGTCGCGTAGAAGAGATGGTTCGGTCGCCCTCTTCACATCTGTAGTGGAAACATAGCTCTCAGCTGATCAACTCGTACGGTGTTCTGCCCAGCACCTCCATACTGGCTGATACTATAGCATTGCCAGCGGCAATTCTCGACATTGGTCATATATGATGCGAACTAaaggagaaagaaaaaaaacggTAGCCATCGCATTCAACATGCAACTTTTGGGACGTTAATCCCCATACTAACCTCGGGAGTTATCGTGCTTTGTTCCCTTTCCAGCGCATACCCTGGACATGGACAACCTCAATTGTGCCCACGACTTCATGGAGTCGTGAAAGCCAACGCAACAacaataattaagaaaattggtaattaaataaacgCCTCAATGGTGCTAGTTTTGCACGTATATGTAATTGGCGGTGGCGCATTCTACTGCACTGGTTCCCTATGAACCTGTCATGACATGACACCATGGCATTCATATTATTAGCTACAGTCACAGATCGCCCAGCTAAGTTATAGTATACCACGCCTGTTAAAGACACCTTACCATATACCGCCGCAAACCGACCCATCGGCAtcgtcaacctcctcacATCCTTGGTGGAGAGCTCATGTCGATTCGAAAGGCGCACTCGGCGCGCCTTTGTACCCCACCTCGAATCGTCACCCCCGCAGCTACTTCTACGAAACCTCAACGATATAAACCTACCTTGCCAACGTCTTGAACCAAACCTTTTCCAATGGCATCACGTCTTCGAATCTCGCCAAGTTCCCTTTCTCGATTTAGAGTCACCCCTCGTCTTACTACTATTCGCACAATGCAGTCCGTCTCGGTGCCCCCCGGCAAGTACgagttcctcgtcgtcgtcccggACAAGCCTGGCGTTCGCGAGAAGAGGCTCGAAGTTAGACAGTGAGCATTCAATTGGCTGTAATTTTAACATATACTAATATCTGTAGTATTCATTTCAGCAACATGCAGCCCAATGTTGAGAATGGGAGCTGGAAGACGGGAGGTATGTTACAACGCTCAGGTATCTCGCCCCACGAAGCGATAGAAGCTAATTACGTGCAAAGGTGCTCTTCTGAACAGTGTCCCCAAGGATGACAGCCCTGACAGCCTCGACTTCATGGGCAGCACCCTCGTCTGCGTGGCCAAGTCGGTCGAAGAGGTGCGCGAGCAGTTGAGCAAGGACATCTATGCTACCTCTGGCGTATGGGACATGGACAAGGTGAGAACACCCAGCAAACAATTAGCCACGTACCCCTACTAACCCACCGAATAGATCCAGATCTATCCCTTCCGTGCTGCCTTTAGACAGCCGTAATCCTCGCCACACAGCCTGGTGACGAGATAGACAAACGTAATAACATAAACAACTGAATTCTGCATTGCTCACTACCAGGATGTCTCCGTTTTCCCATCCGCCCATTGCTGGAGGCCCCCATCTTCGTGTGATCCATCCGTTTCTTGTTTCCATCCTTGTCCAAGCCCCTATGCCTACCCAGTTCCATATCCCTATAATCAAGTCCTATTAGAAGCTCAGCGAAGAAAGCCCAAGCAGCCACCAAAACACCTCGAGATCCATCCGACCTGGAACGTTCCAATTAAAGTAGAAATAAACGCCACGATACACCAGACAGCCCATTAGCCACTTTTCACTCGGCCTtgctctcctccacctccttggcctcaacATGTCCATCTGCCTTTCCGTTGCCGTTCTCTGCTGCTTCTTCCGCCGCGACTCTGAGTTCGTAGTTGAGATCGAAGCATTCAGCAAGGAGCTCACTGACGCTCCCTTGCCCCTCGGGGACGTCGCCGTTAACCACAAACTTGCCGTCCACTTTCATGTTGTCGAGCGAGTTGAGCTGCTTAGAGTTAGACGCAATGCATTGCCAACCAAAAAGACGACACTTACCTTCATGCTGTACGGGTAGAGCTCTCGTACAGACGAAACACCTCCGTTCTTCTTTACCTCAATCAGACAGCGCTTCAGCGTCTGCAGCTGGTTGTACACGGGCAGCAACGCCTCCGATACCGGCTCTGACGCCAGCATGAAAGAGTAAATGTACGCATACGACCGTCGGATCAAGTACAGCAGGGTTCGCTGAGTCCAGAGGTCAGCGGTACGCCCCCGATCGTCCAGCCAGTTTCCAGCATCTCGGCTTTCGTCAATCTTGTCAAGCTGTCGTTGGAAGTCGTATAGGTCTGTCTCGCGGAGAGACCATGCTTGTGTCAGGGAGAGCTTCTCCAGGTTGTTGCGAATCTGAAGCAACTCGGTGTAGATTGGTCGCCATTGATCGGCGACTTCTCCTTGTCTTCTCAGAATTAGCACATCTCTTGTTCAACGAGGCTTAGTTCAACTTGCCGCTCAAGCACGAGGTCTGACCACCGGAGGCAACGGTTGTAAAGCTCACGCACTTCCTCGCCACCCTCCACCAAAGAACCATCCTCTGCTGTGAACTTGCCACCGTTGTGGCTCTCGCCAATCTCCAAGATCTGGTTTcgtagcttcttaacctcGTTGCTTGAGAACTACACACCGTTAGTTTGGCTCTTATACATGCAACAACTTCCCTACCTTGGACTTGGTGTTTGCCAGAGAGATGGACCGCAGGATAGAGACGAGCTTCTCGTGGGTCTCCAAAAGGGACTGGGGGACTCGCTCTAGTCTCTTTTGAAGCTTCTCGAGGGTGCTGTTGCAAAGCTTGATT
This region of Fusarium falciforme chromosome 5, complete sequence genomic DNA includes:
- a CDS encoding YCII domain-containing protein, with the protein product MASRLRISPSSLSRFRVTPRLTTIRTMQSVSVPPGKYEFLVVVPDKPGVREKRLEVRHIHFSNMQPNVENGSWKTGGALLNSVPKDDSPDSLDFMGSTLVCVAKSVEEVREQLSKDIYATSGVWDMDKIQIYPFRAAFRQP